In Janthinobacterium rivuli, a single genomic region encodes these proteins:
- a CDS encoding Tad domain-containing protein, translating to MNTAFRRHDKQQGAIAIVLGLTLVVLFAMGGLVLDLGHLYIAKTELQNGADSSALAGAVELNQSAAGIDNAQAKAIAIAQKNRYDFSTTLTLTAANISFGPGPDGPWSSGASARTSPAGQTFIRVDTGSKTFATYLMGIAGIASTSTSGVAVAGRFVNDVTPIGVCAVDPANKTAQYTYPAAPAGTGLTELLEFGFRRGVTYNLFGLNPLGGPSDPYLINPVDAPPGSCSASHSSAASTAPFMCTGSSAVITSGTGQVYTNTGLSASLAASLNSRFDDYGGPSVCDPATAPPDTNIKEYPCVGAASPCAAAAASSPPASWMQPGASTLPSQQPVSLAGNKPNYQLPSAGAVPAPSATFAQFAGYGVLWSYGPAYQSNGATPAKAGTAYSVADGNANPMYSTAKANYFDTASYPVSPGAGFPASTPPSPYNQTSGPTFQAPSAAHPGQRNRRILNVVLVDCRTAPVGPASCGTMTAVGIGKFFMTMKADFSGGTKRLDVEFAGLIEPVPNSEIKLYK from the coding sequence ATGAACACCGCATTTCGCAGGCACGACAAGCAGCAAGGCGCGATCGCCATCGTGCTGGGGCTGACCCTGGTGGTGCTGTTTGCCATGGGCGGCCTGGTGCTGGACCTGGGCCACCTGTACATCGCCAAGACGGAGCTGCAGAACGGCGCCGACAGCTCGGCGCTGGCAGGCGCCGTGGAACTCAATCAAAGCGCCGCCGGCATCGACAATGCGCAGGCCAAGGCCATCGCCATCGCGCAAAAGAACCGCTACGATTTTTCCACCACGCTGACCCTGACGGCCGCCAACATCAGCTTCGGTCCCGGCCCCGACGGTCCTTGGTCGTCCGGCGCCAGCGCCCGCACCAGCCCCGCAGGCCAGACCTTCATTCGCGTCGACACGGGCAGCAAGACCTTTGCCACCTACCTGATGGGCATCGCCGGCATCGCCAGCACCAGCACCTCGGGCGTGGCCGTGGCGGGCCGCTTCGTCAACGACGTCACGCCGATCGGCGTGTGCGCCGTCGATCCGGCCAACAAGACGGCGCAATACACCTATCCGGCCGCGCCAGCCGGCACGGGCCTGACGGAGCTGCTGGAATTCGGTTTTCGCCGCGGCGTCACCTACAACCTGTTCGGCCTCAATCCGCTGGGCGGCCCGTCCGATCCCTACCTGATCAACCCCGTCGACGCCCCGCCCGGCAGTTGCAGCGCCTCGCATTCGAGCGCCGCCTCCACCGCGCCGTTCATGTGCACGGGCAGCAGCGCCGTCATCACCAGCGGCACGGGCCAGGTCTACACGAACACGGGCCTGTCCGCATCGCTGGCCGCCTCGCTCAATTCGCGCTTCGACGATTACGGCGGCCCCTCCGTGTGCGACCCCGCCACGGCGCCGCCCGACACCAACATCAAGGAATATCCTTGCGTGGGCGCCGCGTCGCCCTGCGCCGCCGCTGCCGCCAGCTCGCCGCCCGCCAGCTGGATGCAACCGGGCGCCAGCACCCTGCCCAGCCAGCAGCCCGTCAGCCTGGCCGGCAACAAGCCGAATTACCAGCTGCCGTCGGCCGGCGCCGTCCCCGCCCCCTCGGCCACGTTCGCCCAGTTCGCCGGCTACGGCGTGCTGTGGTCCTATGGTCCCGCCTACCAAAGCAATGGCGCCACCCCGGCCAAGGCCGGCACGGCGTATAGCGTCGCGGACGGCAACGCCAACCCCATGTACAGCACGGCCAAGGCGAATTACTTCGACACGGCCAGCTACCCCGTCAGCCCCGGCGCGGGTTTTCCCGCCAGTACGCCGCCTTCGCCCTACAACCAGACCAGCGGCCCCACGTTCCAGGCGCCGTCGGCGGCCCATCCGGGCCAGCGCAACCGGCGCATCCTCAACGTGGTGCTGGTCGACTGCCGCACGGCGCCCGTGGGGCCGGCCTCGTGCGGCACCATGACCGCGGTGGGCATCGGCAAATTCTTCATGACGATGAAAGCCGATTTCAGCGGCGGCACCAAGCGCCTCGACGTCGAGTTCGCGGGCCTGATCGAGCCCGTGCCGAATTCCGAAATCAAACTCTACAAGTGA
- a CDS encoding TadE/TadG family type IV pilus assembly protein, with amino-acid sequence MRTHHSHVSQRGGAAVEFGIVLALLVTLLAGIFGFGRAFWYYDALTKATRDAARNMSVKAKAGIASQGVPAARQTVVDAAVSAGISDFTTANVTVTCLDAAFNDSSCTDGAAPGGIRVEVVNYTLSVGQYLPFVIGAASSYATPLSPRTTMRYML; translated from the coding sequence ATGCGCACCCACCATTCCCACGTCAGCCAGCGCGGCGGCGCCGCCGTCGAATTCGGCATCGTGCTGGCCCTGCTGGTCACCCTGCTGGCCGGCATCTTCGGTTTCGGCCGCGCCTTCTGGTACTACGACGCGCTGACCAAGGCCACGCGCGACGCGGCGCGCAACATGTCCGTCAAGGCCAAGGCCGGCATCGCCTCGCAGGGCGTGCCGGCGGCCAGACAGACGGTGGTCGATGCGGCCGTCAGCGCCGGCATCAGCGACTTCACCACGGCCAACGTGACGGTCACCTGCCTGGACGCGGCGTTCAACGACAGCAGCTGCACCGATGGCGCGGCGCCGGGCGGCATCCGCGTCGAAGTCGTCAACTACACGCTGTCGGTGGGCCAGTACCTGCCCTTCGTGATCGGCGCGGCCAGCAGCTATGCCACGCCGCTGTCGCCGCGCACCACCATGCGCTACATGCTGTAA
- a CDS encoding TadE/TadG family type IV pilus assembly protein → MRHRLPLALRTGRQHGAAAVEFALVALLFFTLLFGILEFGRMLYLYNTVQEVSRRAAREAVVRWIDQTDAIKTLALFGGTALPAAPELTAANITIRYLNKSGAEVTLPPLDPGDNLSACGDITRTASCIDSVRVSIDNVSYTPMVSLFGFLNIAVPASVVVMHAESLGFQIN, encoded by the coding sequence ATGCGCCACCGCCTTCCACTTGCCCTCCGAACTGGCCGCCAGCACGGCGCCGCCGCCGTCGAATTCGCCCTGGTGGCGCTGCTGTTTTTCACCCTGCTGTTCGGCATCCTGGAATTTGGCCGCATGCTGTACCTGTACAACACGGTGCAGGAAGTGAGCCGCCGCGCCGCGCGCGAAGCGGTGGTGCGCTGGATCGACCAGACCGACGCCATCAAGACCCTGGCCCTGTTCGGCGGCACAGCCCTGCCGGCCGCGCCGGAACTGACGGCCGCCAACATCACCATCCGCTACCTGAACAAGAGCGGCGCCGAAGTGACCTTGCCACCGCTCGATCCGGGCGACAACCTGTCGGCCTGCGGCGACATCACGCGCACGGCCAGCTGCATCGACAGCGTGCGCGTCTCGATCGACAACGTCAGCTATACGCCGATGGTCAGCCTGTTCGGTTTTCTCAATATCGCCGTGCCCGCCTCGGTCGTCGTCATGCACGCCGAGAGCCTGGGCTTCCAGATCAACTGA